A window of Lytechinus pictus isolate F3 Inbred chromosome 7, Lp3.0, whole genome shotgun sequence contains these coding sequences:
- the LOC129264336 gene encoding D-glutamate cyclase, mitochondrial-like isoform X1 produces MTSTGAPDMQKNFQEMMRGQTPKDVRLQFRKGKYFMAATSGICSGYKQANLMAVHKDVAADLREYCRLNYGPMACIFSSEPGQFDVPQLSQDSDVRTDLGALNVFVNGEFAETVPDLLKFGEQLNDFCFFYFGCSFSFDEALLAGGVPLRNLEQKNTNVSMYKSNVQCHGYGCFYGNQVVSMKPIPKELVEKSYQITHPLGDVHGAPMHIGDPAVIGIDVEKVDYGIATRFHEGDVAVFWPCGVTGLETVKAAKLPLAFTHRPGSMLLTDSPCTKPNPNPPPEDLPRVVWLADTPPLGSTLSQATMDRIKKLETAAIEDIGKRQIGHLLVEDDLLKAALSLSHAKSVAVTTGFPVKLEGDNLFETDGPPGAIAMATMLQVLGKDVVLVIDDVGGLLGWMIKLVDMLVERGVLSKTIPIECYPPTGQSASKENAVSFLTSQDGQTPRFDHLVAIERAGVGQDGLYHSASGRVNNAKVGGIDALFNAARDVGHVFTTGIGDGGNEIGMGKVKERVVSHIPKGDIIATVTSTDYLICAGVSNWGGYAIATALALLRLCPIHDRYRRRAIGLPPTEEEIQSIKDALPTVDKEEKVLEAMVELGFMDATGEVKMAVDWLPFHDVHANKIKEISSVCS; encoded by the exons GATACAAACAAGCGAATCTAATGGCTGTTCACAAAGATGTAGCAGCGGATCTGAGGGAGTATTGTCGTTTGAACTATGGACCCATGGCCTGTATCTTTAGCTCGGAACCAGGCCAGTTTGATGTTCCTCAACTCTCTCAGGATTCGGATGTAAg GACTGATTTGGGAGCCTTAAATGTATTTGTCAATGGAGAGTTTGCCGAAACAGTTCCAGACCTTCTGAAATTTGGGGAGCAATTAAACGATTTTTGCTTCTTCTACTTCGGGTGCAGCTTTTCGTTTGACGAGGCCCTCCTTGCTGGGGGTGTTCCTCTCAGAAATCTGGAGCAGAAAAACACAAATGTCTCCATGTACAAG AGCAATGTTCAGTGTCATGGGTATGGCTGTTTCTATGGTAACCAGGTAGTTTCCATGAAGCCCATACCTAAGGAATTGGTTGAGAAGAGTTATCAGATTACCCATCCGCTGGGAGACGTCCATGGAGCCCCGATGCACATAGGAGATCCGG CTGTCATCGGCATAGATGTTGAAAAGGTTGACTATGGGATAGCTACTCGATTTCATGAAGGAGATGTTGCAGTGTTCTGGCCGTGTGGTGTCACTGGTCTAGAAACTGTCAAAGCTGCCA aACTACCATTGGCTTTCACACACAGACCTGGTAGCATGCTTCTGACGGATTCCCCCTGCACGaaacccaaccccaacccaCCCCCAGAGGATCTCCCCAGGGTAGTCTGGCTTGCTGATACCCCACCCCTGGGGAGCACCCTCTCTCAGGCTACCATGGATAGGATTAAGAAACTTGAAACTGCAGCAATTGAGGATATAG GAAAGCGGCAAATTGGCCATCTCCTTGTAGAAGACGATCTCCTGAAGGCTGCCCTGTCACTCTCCCATGCAAAATCAGTTGCCGTAACGACCGGTTTCCCGGTGAAGCTTGAGGGAGACAACCTCTTTGAGACCGACGGACCTCCAGGAGCTATCGCCATGGCAACCATGCTCCAGGTCCTTGGCAAAGACGTGGTGCTAGTGATAGATGATGTTGGAGGACTTCTTGGATGGATGATCAAACTGGTAGACATGTTAGTAGAAAGAG GTGTCCTGTCCAAGACCATTCCTATAGAATGCTACCCTCCTACTGGTCAGTCCGCCTCCAAAGAGAATGCTGTATCCTTCCTGACCTCCCAAGATGGCCAAACTCCTAGGTTCGATCACCTGGTGGCGATAGAGCGAGCCGGAGTGGGTCAAGATGGACTCTACCATTCAGCCTCTGGGAGAGTCAATAATGCGAAGGTTGGAGGGATCGATGCTCTGTTTAATGCAGCGAGAGATGTGGGACATGTATTTACCACAG gGATTGGAGATGGCGGTAACGAGATAGGAATGGGCAAGGTCAAAGAAAGAGTGGTGAGCCATATCCCGAAGGGCGACATTATTGCTACGGTCACCTCAACGGATTACCTCATCTGTGCTGGAGTCAGTAACTGGGGCGGTTATGCCATAGCTACGGCTCTCGCTCTCCTGAGGTTGTGCCCAATACATGACCGCTATCGTCGACGGGCCATCGGACTGCCCCCTACTGAAGAAGAAATTCAGAGCATCAAGGACGCTCTACCAACAGTGGACAAG GAAGAGAAAGTTCTTGAGGCTATGGTGGAGCTAGGGTTCATGGATGCGACAGGAGAGGTCAAAATGGCCGTCGATTGGTTGCCGTTTCATGATGTCCATGCTAACAAGATCAAGGAAATATCCAGTGTCTGCTCTTAG
- the LOC129264336 gene encoding D-glutamate cyclase, mitochondrial-like isoform X2 gives MTSTGAPDMQKNFQEMMRGQTPKDVRLQFRKGKYFMAATSGICSGYKQANLMAVHKDVAADLREYCRLNYGPMACIFSSEPGQFDVPQLSQDSDVRTDLSTYCIFNDGKLKEEVPDLLKFGDQLNDFCFFYLGCSFSFDKALLSGGVPLRNLEKGNVSSFKSNVQCHGYGCFYGNQVVSMKPIPKELVEKSYQITHPLGDVHGAPMHIGDPAVIGIDVEKVDYGIATRFHEGDVAVFWPCGVTGLETVKAAKLPLAFTHRPGSMLLTDSPCTKPNPNPPPEDLPRVVWLADTPPLGSTLSQATMDRIKKLETAAIEDIGKRQIGHLLVEDDLLKAALSLSHAKSVAVTTGFPVKLEGDNLFETDGPPGAIAMATMLQVLGKDVVLVIDDVGGLLGWMIKLVDMLVERGVLSKTIPIECYPPTGQSASKENAVSFLTSQDGQTPRFDHLVAIERAGVGQDGLYHSASGRVNNAKVGGIDALFNAARDVGHVFTTGIGDGGNEIGMGKVKERVVSHIPKGDIIATVTSTDYLICAGVSNWGGYAIATALALLRLCPIHDRYRRRAIGLPPTEEEIQSIKDALPTVDKEEKVLEAMVELGFMDATGEVKMAVDWLPFHDVHANKIKEISSVCS, from the exons GATACAAACAAGCGAATCTAATGGCTGTTCACAAAGATGTAGCAGCGGATCTGAGGGAGTATTGTCGTTTGAACTATGGACCCATGGCCTGTATCTTTAGCTCGGAACCAGGCCAGTTTGATGTTCCTCAACTCTCTCAGGATTCGGATGTAAg AACTGACCTGTCTACTTATTGCATATTCAATGATGGGAAATTAAAAGAAGAGGTTCCTGATCTTCTTAAATTTGGGGATCAGTTGAATGATTTCTGTTTCTTCTACCTGGGATGCAGTTTTTCCTTTGACAAGGCCCTCTTGTCAGGAGGAGTGCCTCTTCGAAATTTGGAAAAGGGAAATGTTTCTTCTTTTAAG AGCAATGTTCAGTGTCATGGGTATGGCTGTTTCTATGGTAACCAGGTAGTTTCCATGAAGCCCATACCTAAGGAATTGGTTGAGAAGAGTTATCAGATTACCCATCCGCTGGGAGACGTCCATGGAGCCCCGATGCACATAGGAGATCCGG CTGTCATCGGCATAGATGTTGAAAAGGTTGACTATGGGATAGCTACTCGATTTCATGAAGGAGATGTTGCAGTGTTCTGGCCGTGTGGTGTCACTGGTCTAGAAACTGTCAAAGCTGCCA aACTACCATTGGCTTTCACACACAGACCTGGTAGCATGCTTCTGACGGATTCCCCCTGCACGaaacccaaccccaacccaCCCCCAGAGGATCTCCCCAGGGTAGTCTGGCTTGCTGATACCCCACCCCTGGGGAGCACCCTCTCTCAGGCTACCATGGATAGGATTAAGAAACTTGAAACTGCAGCAATTGAGGATATAG GAAAGCGGCAAATTGGCCATCTCCTTGTAGAAGACGATCTCCTGAAGGCTGCCCTGTCACTCTCCCATGCAAAATCAGTTGCCGTAACGACCGGTTTCCCGGTGAAGCTTGAGGGAGACAACCTCTTTGAGACCGACGGACCTCCAGGAGCTATCGCCATGGCAACCATGCTCCAGGTCCTTGGCAAAGACGTGGTGCTAGTGATAGATGATGTTGGAGGACTTCTTGGATGGATGATCAAACTGGTAGACATGTTAGTAGAAAGAG GTGTCCTGTCCAAGACCATTCCTATAGAATGCTACCCTCCTACTGGTCAGTCCGCCTCCAAAGAGAATGCTGTATCCTTCCTGACCTCCCAAGATGGCCAAACTCCTAGGTTCGATCACCTGGTGGCGATAGAGCGAGCCGGAGTGGGTCAAGATGGACTCTACCATTCAGCCTCTGGGAGAGTCAATAATGCGAAGGTTGGAGGGATCGATGCTCTGTTTAATGCAGCGAGAGATGTGGGACATGTATTTACCACAG gGATTGGAGATGGCGGTAACGAGATAGGAATGGGCAAGGTCAAAGAAAGAGTGGTGAGCCATATCCCGAAGGGCGACATTATTGCTACGGTCACCTCAACGGATTACCTCATCTGTGCTGGAGTCAGTAACTGGGGCGGTTATGCCATAGCTACGGCTCTCGCTCTCCTGAGGTTGTGCCCAATACATGACCGCTATCGTCGACGGGCCATCGGACTGCCCCCTACTGAAGAAGAAATTCAGAGCATCAAGGACGCTCTACCAACAGTGGACAAG GAAGAGAAAGTTCTTGAGGCTATGGTGGAGCTAGGGTTCATGGATGCGACAGGAGAGGTCAAAATGGCCGTCGATTGGTTGCCGTTTCATGATGTCCATGCTAACAAGATCAAGGAAATATCCAGTGTCTGCTCTTAG
- the LOC129264336 gene encoding D-glutamate cyclase, mitochondrial-like isoform X3, with translation MAVHKDVAADLREYCRLNYGPMACIFSSEPGQFDVPQLSQDSDVRTDLGALNVFVNGEFAETVPDLLKFGEQLNDFCFFYFGCSFSFDEALLAGGVPLRNLEQKNTNVSMYKSNVQCHGYGCFYGNQVVSMKPIPKELVEKSYQITHPLGDVHGAPMHIGDPAVIGIDVEKVDYGIATRFHEGDVAVFWPCGVTGLETVKAAKLPLAFTHRPGSMLLTDSPCTKPNPNPPPEDLPRVVWLADTPPLGSTLSQATMDRIKKLETAAIEDIGKRQIGHLLVEDDLLKAALSLSHAKSVAVTTGFPVKLEGDNLFETDGPPGAIAMATMLQVLGKDVVLVIDDVGGLLGWMIKLVDMLVERGVLSKTIPIECYPPTGQSASKENAVSFLTSQDGQTPRFDHLVAIERAGVGQDGLYHSASGRVNNAKVGGIDALFNAARDVGHVFTTGIGDGGNEIGMGKVKERVVSHIPKGDIIATVTSTDYLICAGVSNWGGYAIATALALLRLCPIHDRYRRRAIGLPPTEEEIQSIKDALPTVDKEEKVLEAMVELGFMDATGEVKMAVDWLPFHDVHANKIKEISSVCS, from the exons ATGGCTGTTCACAAAGATGTAGCAGCGGATCTGAGGGAGTATTGTCGTTTGAACTATGGACCCATGGCCTGTATCTTTAGCTCGGAACCAGGCCAGTTTGATGTTCCTCAACTCTCTCAGGATTCGGATGTAAg GACTGATTTGGGAGCCTTAAATGTATTTGTCAATGGAGAGTTTGCCGAAACAGTTCCAGACCTTCTGAAATTTGGGGAGCAATTAAACGATTTTTGCTTCTTCTACTTCGGGTGCAGCTTTTCGTTTGACGAGGCCCTCCTTGCTGGGGGTGTTCCTCTCAGAAATCTGGAGCAGAAAAACACAAATGTCTCCATGTACAAG AGCAATGTTCAGTGTCATGGGTATGGCTGTTTCTATGGTAACCAGGTAGTTTCCATGAAGCCCATACCTAAGGAATTGGTTGAGAAGAGTTATCAGATTACCCATCCGCTGGGAGACGTCCATGGAGCCCCGATGCACATAGGAGATCCGG CTGTCATCGGCATAGATGTTGAAAAGGTTGACTATGGGATAGCTACTCGATTTCATGAAGGAGATGTTGCAGTGTTCTGGCCGTGTGGTGTCACTGGTCTAGAAACTGTCAAAGCTGCCA aACTACCATTGGCTTTCACACACAGACCTGGTAGCATGCTTCTGACGGATTCCCCCTGCACGaaacccaaccccaacccaCCCCCAGAGGATCTCCCCAGGGTAGTCTGGCTTGCTGATACCCCACCCCTGGGGAGCACCCTCTCTCAGGCTACCATGGATAGGATTAAGAAACTTGAAACTGCAGCAATTGAGGATATAG GAAAGCGGCAAATTGGCCATCTCCTTGTAGAAGACGATCTCCTGAAGGCTGCCCTGTCACTCTCCCATGCAAAATCAGTTGCCGTAACGACCGGTTTCCCGGTGAAGCTTGAGGGAGACAACCTCTTTGAGACCGACGGACCTCCAGGAGCTATCGCCATGGCAACCATGCTCCAGGTCCTTGGCAAAGACGTGGTGCTAGTGATAGATGATGTTGGAGGACTTCTTGGATGGATGATCAAACTGGTAGACATGTTAGTAGAAAGAG GTGTCCTGTCCAAGACCATTCCTATAGAATGCTACCCTCCTACTGGTCAGTCCGCCTCCAAAGAGAATGCTGTATCCTTCCTGACCTCCCAAGATGGCCAAACTCCTAGGTTCGATCACCTGGTGGCGATAGAGCGAGCCGGAGTGGGTCAAGATGGACTCTACCATTCAGCCTCTGGGAGAGTCAATAATGCGAAGGTTGGAGGGATCGATGCTCTGTTTAATGCAGCGAGAGATGTGGGACATGTATTTACCACAG gGATTGGAGATGGCGGTAACGAGATAGGAATGGGCAAGGTCAAAGAAAGAGTGGTGAGCCATATCCCGAAGGGCGACATTATTGCTACGGTCACCTCAACGGATTACCTCATCTGTGCTGGAGTCAGTAACTGGGGCGGTTATGCCATAGCTACGGCTCTCGCTCTCCTGAGGTTGTGCCCAATACATGACCGCTATCGTCGACGGGCCATCGGACTGCCCCCTACTGAAGAAGAAATTCAGAGCATCAAGGACGCTCTACCAACAGTGGACAAG GAAGAGAAAGTTCTTGAGGCTATGGTGGAGCTAGGGTTCATGGATGCGACAGGAGAGGTCAAAATGGCCGTCGATTGGTTGCCGTTTCATGATGTCCATGCTAACAAGATCAAGGAAATATCCAGTGTCTGCTCTTAG
- the LOC129264336 gene encoding D-glutamate cyclase, mitochondrial-like isoform X4 produces MAVHKDVAADLREYCRLNYGPMACIFSSEPGQFDVPQLSQDSDVRTDLSTYCIFNDGKLKEEVPDLLKFGDQLNDFCFFYLGCSFSFDKALLSGGVPLRNLEKGNVSSFKSNVQCHGYGCFYGNQVVSMKPIPKELVEKSYQITHPLGDVHGAPMHIGDPAVIGIDVEKVDYGIATRFHEGDVAVFWPCGVTGLETVKAAKLPLAFTHRPGSMLLTDSPCTKPNPNPPPEDLPRVVWLADTPPLGSTLSQATMDRIKKLETAAIEDIGKRQIGHLLVEDDLLKAALSLSHAKSVAVTTGFPVKLEGDNLFETDGPPGAIAMATMLQVLGKDVVLVIDDVGGLLGWMIKLVDMLVERGVLSKTIPIECYPPTGQSASKENAVSFLTSQDGQTPRFDHLVAIERAGVGQDGLYHSASGRVNNAKVGGIDALFNAARDVGHVFTTGIGDGGNEIGMGKVKERVVSHIPKGDIIATVTSTDYLICAGVSNWGGYAIATALALLRLCPIHDRYRRRAIGLPPTEEEIQSIKDALPTVDKEEKVLEAMVELGFMDATGEVKMAVDWLPFHDVHANKIKEISSVCS; encoded by the exons ATGGCTGTTCACAAAGATGTAGCAGCGGATCTGAGGGAGTATTGTCGTTTGAACTATGGACCCATGGCCTGTATCTTTAGCTCGGAACCAGGCCAGTTTGATGTTCCTCAACTCTCTCAGGATTCGGATGTAAg AACTGACCTGTCTACTTATTGCATATTCAATGATGGGAAATTAAAAGAAGAGGTTCCTGATCTTCTTAAATTTGGGGATCAGTTGAATGATTTCTGTTTCTTCTACCTGGGATGCAGTTTTTCCTTTGACAAGGCCCTCTTGTCAGGAGGAGTGCCTCTTCGAAATTTGGAAAAGGGAAATGTTTCTTCTTTTAAG AGCAATGTTCAGTGTCATGGGTATGGCTGTTTCTATGGTAACCAGGTAGTTTCCATGAAGCCCATACCTAAGGAATTGGTTGAGAAGAGTTATCAGATTACCCATCCGCTGGGAGACGTCCATGGAGCCCCGATGCACATAGGAGATCCGG CTGTCATCGGCATAGATGTTGAAAAGGTTGACTATGGGATAGCTACTCGATTTCATGAAGGAGATGTTGCAGTGTTCTGGCCGTGTGGTGTCACTGGTCTAGAAACTGTCAAAGCTGCCA aACTACCATTGGCTTTCACACACAGACCTGGTAGCATGCTTCTGACGGATTCCCCCTGCACGaaacccaaccccaacccaCCCCCAGAGGATCTCCCCAGGGTAGTCTGGCTTGCTGATACCCCACCCCTGGGGAGCACCCTCTCTCAGGCTACCATGGATAGGATTAAGAAACTTGAAACTGCAGCAATTGAGGATATAG GAAAGCGGCAAATTGGCCATCTCCTTGTAGAAGACGATCTCCTGAAGGCTGCCCTGTCACTCTCCCATGCAAAATCAGTTGCCGTAACGACCGGTTTCCCGGTGAAGCTTGAGGGAGACAACCTCTTTGAGACCGACGGACCTCCAGGAGCTATCGCCATGGCAACCATGCTCCAGGTCCTTGGCAAAGACGTGGTGCTAGTGATAGATGATGTTGGAGGACTTCTTGGATGGATGATCAAACTGGTAGACATGTTAGTAGAAAGAG GTGTCCTGTCCAAGACCATTCCTATAGAATGCTACCCTCCTACTGGTCAGTCCGCCTCCAAAGAGAATGCTGTATCCTTCCTGACCTCCCAAGATGGCCAAACTCCTAGGTTCGATCACCTGGTGGCGATAGAGCGAGCCGGAGTGGGTCAAGATGGACTCTACCATTCAGCCTCTGGGAGAGTCAATAATGCGAAGGTTGGAGGGATCGATGCTCTGTTTAATGCAGCGAGAGATGTGGGACATGTATTTACCACAG gGATTGGAGATGGCGGTAACGAGATAGGAATGGGCAAGGTCAAAGAAAGAGTGGTGAGCCATATCCCGAAGGGCGACATTATTGCTACGGTCACCTCAACGGATTACCTCATCTGTGCTGGAGTCAGTAACTGGGGCGGTTATGCCATAGCTACGGCTCTCGCTCTCCTGAGGTTGTGCCCAATACATGACCGCTATCGTCGACGGGCCATCGGACTGCCCCCTACTGAAGAAGAAATTCAGAGCATCAAGGACGCTCTACCAACAGTGGACAAG GAAGAGAAAGTTCTTGAGGCTATGGTGGAGCTAGGGTTCATGGATGCGACAGGAGAGGTCAAAATGGCCGTCGATTGGTTGCCGTTTCATGATGTCCATGCTAACAAGATCAAGGAAATATCCAGTGTCTGCTCTTAG
- the LOC129264336 gene encoding D-glutamate cyclase, mitochondrial-like isoform X5: MTDLGALNVFVNGEFAETVPDLLKFGEQLNDFCFFYFGCSFSFDEALLAGGVPLRNLEQKNTNVSMYKSNVQCHGYGCFYGNQVVSMKPIPKELVEKSYQITHPLGDVHGAPMHIGDPAVIGIDVEKVDYGIATRFHEGDVAVFWPCGVTGLETVKAAKLPLAFTHRPGSMLLTDSPCTKPNPNPPPEDLPRVVWLADTPPLGSTLSQATMDRIKKLETAAIEDIGKRQIGHLLVEDDLLKAALSLSHAKSVAVTTGFPVKLEGDNLFETDGPPGAIAMATMLQVLGKDVVLVIDDVGGLLGWMIKLVDMLVERGVLSKTIPIECYPPTGQSASKENAVSFLTSQDGQTPRFDHLVAIERAGVGQDGLYHSASGRVNNAKVGGIDALFNAARDVGHVFTTGIGDGGNEIGMGKVKERVVSHIPKGDIIATVTSTDYLICAGVSNWGGYAIATALALLRLCPIHDRYRRRAIGLPPTEEEIQSIKDALPTVDKEEKVLEAMVELGFMDATGEVKMAVDWLPFHDVHANKIKEISSVCS; encoded by the exons AT GACTGATTTGGGAGCCTTAAATGTATTTGTCAATGGAGAGTTTGCCGAAACAGTTCCAGACCTTCTGAAATTTGGGGAGCAATTAAACGATTTTTGCTTCTTCTACTTCGGGTGCAGCTTTTCGTTTGACGAGGCCCTCCTTGCTGGGGGTGTTCCTCTCAGAAATCTGGAGCAGAAAAACACAAATGTCTCCATGTACAAG AGCAATGTTCAGTGTCATGGGTATGGCTGTTTCTATGGTAACCAGGTAGTTTCCATGAAGCCCATACCTAAGGAATTGGTTGAGAAGAGTTATCAGATTACCCATCCGCTGGGAGACGTCCATGGAGCCCCGATGCACATAGGAGATCCGG CTGTCATCGGCATAGATGTTGAAAAGGTTGACTATGGGATAGCTACTCGATTTCATGAAGGAGATGTTGCAGTGTTCTGGCCGTGTGGTGTCACTGGTCTAGAAACTGTCAAAGCTGCCA aACTACCATTGGCTTTCACACACAGACCTGGTAGCATGCTTCTGACGGATTCCCCCTGCACGaaacccaaccccaacccaCCCCCAGAGGATCTCCCCAGGGTAGTCTGGCTTGCTGATACCCCACCCCTGGGGAGCACCCTCTCTCAGGCTACCATGGATAGGATTAAGAAACTTGAAACTGCAGCAATTGAGGATATAG GAAAGCGGCAAATTGGCCATCTCCTTGTAGAAGACGATCTCCTGAAGGCTGCCCTGTCACTCTCCCATGCAAAATCAGTTGCCGTAACGACCGGTTTCCCGGTGAAGCTTGAGGGAGACAACCTCTTTGAGACCGACGGACCTCCAGGAGCTATCGCCATGGCAACCATGCTCCAGGTCCTTGGCAAAGACGTGGTGCTAGTGATAGATGATGTTGGAGGACTTCTTGGATGGATGATCAAACTGGTAGACATGTTAGTAGAAAGAG GTGTCCTGTCCAAGACCATTCCTATAGAATGCTACCCTCCTACTGGTCAGTCCGCCTCCAAAGAGAATGCTGTATCCTTCCTGACCTCCCAAGATGGCCAAACTCCTAGGTTCGATCACCTGGTGGCGATAGAGCGAGCCGGAGTGGGTCAAGATGGACTCTACCATTCAGCCTCTGGGAGAGTCAATAATGCGAAGGTTGGAGGGATCGATGCTCTGTTTAATGCAGCGAGAGATGTGGGACATGTATTTACCACAG gGATTGGAGATGGCGGTAACGAGATAGGAATGGGCAAGGTCAAAGAAAGAGTGGTGAGCCATATCCCGAAGGGCGACATTATTGCTACGGTCACCTCAACGGATTACCTCATCTGTGCTGGAGTCAGTAACTGGGGCGGTTATGCCATAGCTACGGCTCTCGCTCTCCTGAGGTTGTGCCCAATACATGACCGCTATCGTCGACGGGCCATCGGACTGCCCCCTACTGAAGAAGAAATTCAGAGCATCAAGGACGCTCTACCAACAGTGGACAAG GAAGAGAAAGTTCTTGAGGCTATGGTGGAGCTAGGGTTCATGGATGCGACAGGAGAGGTCAAAATGGCCGTCGATTGGTTGCCGTTTCATGATGTCCATGCTAACAAGATCAAGGAAATATCCAGTGTCTGCTCTTAG